From Posidoniimonas polymericola, a single genomic window includes:
- a CDS encoding efflux RND transporter periplasmic adaptor subunit → MLRLLSLLAAAVAVAGAVYLWTQSGHDAHSGGSAPYADNAPPDNAPPDAVSLHPDERAAAGIELASLHTERLHTTLTLPGRIAYDETQHVAIAAAAAGALQSVLVQPGDSVLPGQTLAVMRCPKAGLARTELMQLQTDAQLAARELDWREATAAGVQKLIYLVQSGEGAEQIETSLRSDRLGDHRAKLLAALNEKQLAEQLADSSRGGGVLSGRELARRQSAARVAGASFLAEIEQAGFEATQDLDRARAAAEAAARRAQIAKQELATLLGLAGNADQELVPADEAELSVVKVVSPIAGVVERRNFSRSERVATGDELFIVANTDRLWVEADIRGGDWRRLHLEPGATVLVSTPATGGDRWEARVRYLGRQIDPDAGSAPLVAEFENTQPALRPGMFARVQVPTSEAAETLVAPDSAVVDVDGVPAVFVPDGDAFRLTPVKLGRRFDGRVELCSPLRAGDQVVSQGAFFLKSELLLAGEE, encoded by the coding sequence ATGCTCCGCCTGCTATCCCTCCTCGCCGCCGCAGTCGCGGTGGCGGGCGCCGTCTACCTCTGGACTCAATCAGGCCACGACGCCCACAGCGGGGGCTCCGCGCCATACGCCGACAACGCGCCGCCCGACAACGCGCCGCCCGACGCCGTGAGCCTGCACCCCGACGAGCGGGCCGCCGCCGGGATCGAGCTGGCGTCGCTCCACACGGAGCGGCTCCACACGACGCTCACCCTGCCTGGCCGGATCGCCTACGACGAGACGCAGCACGTGGCGATCGCCGCCGCGGCCGCCGGCGCCCTGCAATCGGTGCTCGTACAGCCGGGCGACTCCGTCCTGCCGGGACAGACGCTCGCCGTCATGCGTTGCCCCAAGGCGGGCTTGGCCCGGACCGAGCTGATGCAACTTCAAACCGACGCCCAGCTCGCCGCCCGGGAACTCGATTGGCGCGAGGCCACCGCCGCTGGCGTGCAGAAGCTGATCTACCTGGTGCAGAGCGGCGAAGGGGCCGAGCAGATCGAGACTTCCCTCCGGTCCGACCGGCTCGGCGACCACCGCGCCAAGCTGCTCGCCGCGCTCAACGAGAAGCAGCTCGCCGAACAACTGGCCGATTCAAGCCGCGGCGGGGGCGTCCTCAGCGGACGCGAGCTGGCCCGACGCCAGAGCGCCGCCCGGGTCGCCGGGGCCTCGTTCCTCGCTGAGATCGAGCAGGCCGGTTTCGAGGCGACCCAGGACCTCGACCGCGCCCGCGCGGCGGCCGAAGCCGCCGCACGCCGGGCGCAGATCGCCAAGCAAGAGCTTGCGACCCTGCTGGGCCTCGCCGGCAACGCCGACCAGGAGCTCGTTCCTGCGGACGAGGCGGAGCTGTCGGTCGTCAAGGTGGTGTCCCCGATCGCCGGCGTCGTGGAACGCCGAAATTTCTCCCGCTCCGAGCGGGTCGCAACCGGCGACGAGCTGTTCATTGTCGCCAACACGGACCGCCTGTGGGTCGAGGCAGACATCCGTGGCGGTGACTGGCGGCGGCTGCACCTCGAACCGGGCGCGACCGTCCTGGTTTCGACGCCGGCCACCGGCGGCGACCGCTGGGAGGCCAGGGTCCGCTACCTCGGCCGGCAGATCGACCCCGATGCAGGGTCCGCACCGCTGGTCGCCGAGTTCGAGAACACCCAACCCGCCCTCCGCCCTGGTATGTTCGCCCGGGTGCAGGTCCCCACCTCCGAAGCGGCCGAGACGCTCGTCGCGCCCGACTCGGCGGTGGTCGACGTCGATGGGGTGCCGGCGGTGTTTGTTCCCGACGGCGACGCCTTCAGGCTCACCCCGGTGAAGCTCGGCAGGCGGTTCGACGGGCGGGTTGAGCTCTGCTCGCCGCTGCGGGCCGGCGACCAGGTCGTGAGCCAGGGCGCGTTCTTCCTTAAGAGCGAGCTGCTGCTCGCCGGGGAGGAATAG
- a CDS encoding PEP-CTERM sorting domain-containing protein (PEP-CTERM proteins occur, often in large numbers, in the proteomes of bacteria that also encode an exosortase, a predicted intramembrane cysteine proteinase. The presence of a PEP-CTERM domain at a protein's C-terminus predicts cleavage within the sorting domain, followed by covalent anchoring to some some component of the (usually Gram-negative) cell surface. Many PEP-CTERM proteins exhibit an unusual sequence composition that includes large numbers of potential glycosylation sites. Expression of one such protein has been shown restore the ability of a bacterium to form floc, a type of biofilm.) — MRLFTAAAVAALLATPLARASIYGTMSNFDVFNETETEVHGAEIELEGIHPEGVSRFFPAHFANKTISSYDDGAGSFGVRVVYEGYNFGGQEFLAPTVGQSTNGHTCVGTPGCEHFGFSTVGAQPSASNFFWLDVNGNRIGSGPEQVPVPTWSYVANGGGNPILRAEVEPVEVIEQKPDSVWMKVFKTEIERAVDLAELMSGNGIVPEGIGETETEWELLEGGKMDQAEDEIDEEKVHAIIRRYEYYEYTGPYDEENEPISLFLDQDLPEPPAGELGQFISANMVAANLAPPDRVYGDFNGDGLVNAADYTAWRDNYGSEDHYLADGDDDGMIDDDDRGVWSDHYGHVLDAPPAAAGVPEPAAASLLLLAIGGCSRRRR, encoded by the coding sequence ATGCGACTCTTCACCGCCGCCGCCGTCGCGGCGCTCCTCGCCACGCCGCTAGCGAGGGCCTCGATCTACGGAACAATGTCTAACTTCGACGTCTTCAATGAGACCGAGACCGAGGTCCACGGCGCCGAGATCGAGCTCGAGGGCATCCACCCGGAAGGCGTCAGCCGATTCTTTCCGGCGCATTTTGCGAACAAGACCATCAGCTCCTACGACGACGGCGCCGGCTCCTTTGGCGTCCGGGTCGTCTACGAAGGCTACAACTTCGGCGGCCAAGAGTTCCTTGCCCCCACGGTAGGGCAGTCGACCAACGGGCACACCTGTGTCGGCACTCCCGGGTGCGAGCACTTCGGCTTCTCGACGGTCGGCGCCCAACCTTCCGCCTCTAATTTTTTCTGGCTCGACGTCAACGGGAACCGTATTGGGAGCGGGCCGGAGCAGGTGCCGGTCCCGACCTGGTCGTACGTCGCGAACGGCGGCGGCAACCCGATCCTGCGGGCCGAGGTTGAGCCGGTCGAGGTCATCGAGCAGAAGCCCGACTCGGTCTGGATGAAGGTCTTCAAGACCGAGATCGAACGGGCGGTCGACCTGGCGGAGCTGATGTCCGGCAACGGCATTGTGCCCGAGGGCATCGGCGAGACCGAAACCGAGTGGGAGCTGCTCGAGGGCGGCAAGATGGACCAGGCCGAGGACGAGATCGACGAGGAGAAGGTCCACGCGATCATCCGCAGGTACGAGTACTACGAGTATACCGGCCCGTACGATGAGGAGAACGAGCCGATCTCGCTGTTCCTGGACCAGGACCTGCCGGAGCCGCCGGCCGGTGAGCTTGGGCAGTTTATCTCCGCGAACATGGTGGCGGCCAACCTGGCCCCGCCCGACCGGGTCTACGGCGACTTTAACGGCGACGGCCTTGTGAACGCCGCCGACTATACCGCCTGGCGGGACAACTACGGTTCGGAAGACCACTACCTCGCCGACGGCGACGATGACGGCATGATCGACGACGACGACCGGGGCGTCTGGTCGGACCACTACGGCCATGTGCTCGACGCGCCGCCTGCCGCGGCCGGCGTGCCCGAGCCCGCTGCGGCGTCGCTGCTGCTGCTGGCGATTGGCGGTTGCAGCCGCCGGCGACGCTAG
- a CDS encoding RNA polymerase sigma factor, which translates to MTTPPPISAQSSLSDRSLLRRFRSGEQDAATEIYVRYARRLQALASKQTGADLAARFDPEDVVQSVFRTFFRRASTGYYDVPAGEELWRLLLVLSLHKLRDLAGRHRAQKRDVSRTWSVQENESTSNAVSQDDQLAYSSLRMVVADLISDLPESNRQIIELRIEGHEVAEVAALSGRSKRTVERTLQQFRERLRSLIDAGDN; encoded by the coding sequence ATGACGACGCCTCCTCCCATCAGCGCCCAATCCTCACTCTCCGACCGCTCGCTGCTGCGCCGCTTCCGGTCGGGCGAGCAGGACGCCGCGACCGAAATCTACGTCCGCTACGCGCGGCGGCTGCAGGCGTTGGCGTCGAAGCAGACCGGGGCGGACCTCGCGGCGCGGTTCGACCCCGAGGACGTCGTGCAATCGGTCTTCCGCACGTTCTTCCGCCGCGCCTCGACCGGCTACTACGACGTGCCCGCCGGCGAAGAGCTCTGGAGGCTGCTGCTGGTGCTCTCGCTCCACAAGCTGCGGGACCTGGCGGGGCGGCATCGCGCCCAGAAACGCGACGTATCGCGGACGTGGTCGGTGCAGGAGAACGAATCCACCTCCAACGCAGTCTCGCAAGACGACCAGCTCGCCTACAGCAGCCTGCGGATGGTGGTCGCCGACCTGATCAGCGACCTCCCCGAGTCAAACCGGCAGATCATCGAGCTGCGGATCGAGGGGCACGAGGTCGCGGAGGTCGCCGCGCTGTCGGGCCGTTCGAAGCGGACAGTAGAACGGACCCTGCAGCAGTTCCGTGAGCGGCTGCGGTCGCTCATCGACGCGGGAGACAACTAG
- a CDS encoding serine/threonine-protein kinase, with protein sequence MIQSRSTPSLAPEAWTEVAEYVERYEQAAGDGGVVALARFLPAAGHPLRCRVAVELVRVDLERRWEQGRPRPLADYRDETPELFDDPALLSEAAYEEFRLRRQAGEQVSRDEYADRFGTPTDAWPRVEAPSLTGEVGRRADGVTLPAVGDSLAGFRLLRELGRGAFATVFLAEQNDLAHRPVALKVSRRRSVEPEHLARLQHTGIVPIYSVHESGGLTAVCMPYRGDRTLADVLRGEAPDVALRSTVARRHEKTIRAARKAAPHGSPQPALVTQQQSSEHRRLVIDDAVQLVRDLALALAHAHQRGIVHRDLKPANVLIGDDGRPLLLDFNLSDDATALDKESLTVGGTVPYMAPEHLLAVQTGGPIGEACDLYSLGVILFETLTGRRPFADLDRTGDDAFVEAQTQRSVPPPPASSLEPTVPASLDALVAKCLAPKPSDRYASADDLAEDLDRHLDSLPLRHASNPSWRERCQKWRRRHPRIASGGAVAAMSAALLAAVALLWVSRTDYLKTLEANAHFASFQERLTPARLSLSVPNTDLELLRDGVTQGEAALDEYVSEPNWLQSNEVRRLTPEHRRRLYGDLAELAYYVARGELLLSRGVEPNRAGLERALAANDLATGILGADAAAARVQREAIASLMADDLPAAPAFGVSHASHIESYLDAQQQLESGAYRAASASLSAVLTQTPTDPVAWLLTGNALAALGEFADAEAAFTLSHSLQPRSYIASYNRALCRSQRGRHAEAIADLDAVLELRPSLVCAMLNRGLARQALGQPDKALHDFDAAIATGNAPPRAYLLRSRLRRGAGDLDGAKRDLQAALALVPVDEAGWVARGIARLADDPRAALADFQTALRLYRGSRDALKNIVYVSADRLDLQDDAMRALDALTAANPGDASAFAGRAVLKARQGLRDESLKDVKLALAKSDSPLIRLQCACALSLTAATTNADSDCGLRLLSQALDQDPRLFARAAVDPDLKTLRSTDKFRRLADAYRDLATAKREILGGPGAN encoded by the coding sequence GTGATCCAATCCCGCAGCACGCCGTCGCTTGCGCCAGAAGCCTGGACCGAGGTGGCGGAGTACGTCGAACGCTACGAGCAGGCCGCCGGCGATGGCGGCGTTGTCGCACTGGCCCGCTTCCTCCCCGCGGCGGGCCACCCACTGCGCTGCCGCGTCGCGGTCGAGCTAGTGCGGGTGGACCTAGAGCGGCGGTGGGAGCAGGGTCGGCCACGGCCGCTCGCCGATTACCGCGACGAAACGCCCGAGCTGTTCGACGACCCCGCGCTGCTCAGCGAGGCGGCGTACGAGGAGTTTCGCCTGCGTCGCCAAGCGGGCGAGCAGGTGTCGCGCGACGAGTACGCCGACCGGTTTGGGACACCGACCGACGCCTGGCCGCGGGTCGAGGCCCCCTCGCTGACTGGCGAGGTAGGGCGTCGCGCGGACGGCGTGACCCTGCCCGCCGTTGGCGACTCACTCGCCGGTTTCCGGCTGCTGCGAGAGTTGGGGCGCGGGGCCTTCGCCACCGTGTTCCTCGCCGAGCAGAACGACCTCGCCCACCGACCGGTAGCGCTCAAGGTCTCGCGTCGCCGATCGGTGGAGCCCGAGCACCTGGCACGGTTGCAGCACACCGGCATCGTCCCGATCTACTCGGTCCACGAGTCGGGCGGTTTGACCGCGGTCTGCATGCCGTACCGCGGCGACCGCACCCTCGCCGATGTGCTCCGCGGCGAGGCGCCCGATGTCGCCCTCCGCAGCACGGTCGCCCGCCGCCACGAAAAGACTATTCGGGCCGCACGCAAAGCGGCGCCGCACGGATCGCCCCAACCCGCCTTGGTCACTCAGCAGCAGTCGAGCGAACACCGCCGGCTTGTCATTGACGACGCGGTTCAATTGGTCCGGGACCTGGCTCTGGCGCTGGCCCACGCGCACCAGCGTGGGATCGTTCACCGCGACCTGAAACCGGCGAACGTCCTCATCGGCGACGACGGCCGCCCACTGCTCCTCGACTTCAACCTCTCCGACGACGCGACCGCCCTCGACAAGGAGTCGCTGACGGTCGGCGGCACGGTTCCTTACATGGCGCCCGAGCACCTGCTCGCGGTGCAGACTGGCGGGCCGATCGGCGAGGCGTGCGACCTCTACTCGCTCGGCGTCATCCTGTTCGAGACCCTCACCGGACGCCGACCGTTTGCCGACCTCGACCGCACAGGCGACGACGCCTTTGTCGAGGCGCAGACCCAGCGCAGCGTCCCTCCGCCGCCCGCGTCGTCGCTTGAACCAACCGTACCCGCCTCGCTCGACGCCCTCGTGGCGAAGTGCTTGGCCCCCAAGCCGAGCGATCGCTACGCGTCGGCGGACGACCTGGCTGAGGATCTCGACCGACACCTGGACTCGCTGCCGCTGCGGCACGCGTCCAACCCGTCCTGGCGGGAACGCTGCCAGAAGTGGCGGCGCAGGCACCCCCGCATCGCGTCGGGCGGCGCCGTGGCCGCCATGTCGGCCGCCCTGCTCGCGGCGGTGGCGTTGCTGTGGGTCAGCCGCACCGACTACTTGAAGACCCTCGAAGCAAACGCCCACTTCGCCTCGTTCCAGGAACGGCTGACGCCGGCTCGGCTATCACTGAGCGTTCCCAACACCGACCTCGAGCTGCTCCGCGACGGCGTCACGCAGGGCGAGGCCGCGCTCGACGAGTACGTCAGCGAGCCCAATTGGCTGCAATCGAACGAGGTGCGACGTCTGACGCCCGAGCACCGGCGCCGCCTTTACGGCGATCTGGCCGAACTCGCCTACTACGTCGCCCGCGGCGAGCTGCTGCTGAGCCGAGGCGTCGAGCCAAACCGGGCGGGCCTCGAGAGGGCCCTGGCGGCCAACGACCTGGCGACCGGGATTCTGGGCGCCGACGCAGCCGCCGCACGCGTTCAACGCGAGGCGATTGCTTCGCTGATGGCAGACGACTTGCCGGCCGCACCGGCGTTTGGGGTGAGCCACGCGAGCCACATCGAGTCCTACCTCGACGCGCAGCAGCAACTCGAGAGCGGCGCCTACCGCGCGGCGTCTGCGTCGTTGTCGGCGGTGCTCACTCAGACTCCCACCGACCCGGTCGCCTGGCTGCTGACCGGCAACGCGTTGGCGGCCCTGGGCGAGTTTGCGGACGCCGAGGCGGCGTTCACGCTGTCGCATTCGCTGCAGCCGCGGTCGTACATCGCGTCGTACAACCGGGCTTTGTGCCGGAGCCAACGCGGCCGCCACGCCGAGGCAATCGCCGATCTCGACGCGGTGCTCGAGCTGCGTCCTAGCCTCGTGTGCGCAATGCTCAACCGAGGGCTGGCCCGCCAGGCGCTGGGGCAGCCCGACAAGGCGCTGCACGACTTCGACGCTGCCATCGCCACCGGCAACGCCCCGCCCCGGGCCTACTTGCTGCGGTCGCGCCTGCGTCGCGGCGCAGGCGACCTCGACGGCGCCAAGCGGGACCTCCAGGCGGCCCTCGCTCTTGTGCCGGTTGACGAAGCAGGCTGGGTCGCCCGCGGGATCGCCCGGCTCGCAGACGACCCCAGAGCGGCGCTCGCCGATTTCCAGACCGCCTTGCGACTCTACCGTGGTTCGCGGGACGCCCTGAAGAACATCGTCTATGTGTCGGCCGACCGCCTAGACTTGCAGGACGACGCAATGCGGGCCCTCGACGCCCTGACCGCCGCCAACCCCGGCGACGCGTCGGCGTTCGCTGGCCGAGCGGTGCTGAAGGCGCGACAAGGCCTGCGTGATGAGAGCCTGAAAGACGTCAAGCTGGCGCTGGCGAAGAGCGACTCGCCGCTTATCCGGTTGCAGTGCGCGTGCGCATTGTCGCTCACCGCGGCGACCACCAATGCCGATTCCGACTGCGGCCTCCGGCTCCTGTCACAGGCCCTCGACCAGGACCCTCGGCTGTTCGCCCGGGCGGCGGTCGACCCAGACCTCAAGACCCTGCGATCGACCGACAAGTTCCGCCGGTTGGCCGACGCCTACCGCGACCTCGCAACTGCTAAACGTGAAATCCTTGGCGGCCCAGGCGCCAACTAG
- a CDS encoding Ig-like domain-containing protein: protein MTRSNSTSTARRYRGRFERLEDRLALDAGGVLTGVDPHFTLSFAPDGTEIGAAPSTLNARLDALAPNAAWREAVLTAFQTWAVHTNADIAVVADGGQAFGTPGATQHDERFGDIRIGATALSPEVGAVSVPIDNAAPGTWWADVVVNSSFNYASVDDVLAVLTHEAGNVFGLKDSTDPNSPLYFGEAPVVHPPTAADIAALQALHGVRAPDALEESGPGGATDNDSLANAASLDLARVDEASEGSAPTIAFGDLHNAADVDYFKIDAPGDYTGAMTVRLRTSGVSLLQPSLAVLDSTGQPLSQASSTELGGSLLTISLPISPEQDAFVFRVDGAAPGVFEVGGYSLAVTFDSLNTVDAAVIDELTSGRYRTLSTEDLRDLFDNNDSDDFFGEDGGSNETPGASTELSTSTGFVDSTRYDVLGSIAGPTDVDYYSIKSPKAAVGPLGAMFLSVRSLSAGGLIPQVEVLDDNQARVPTQVIANGGGLLVVQVTGVAANKEYFVSVSPAGDAGPFTEGNYDLTITFAADPATVTEVGAGTVGAENGVQEHTLYIGEPQLFHFGLAAAAVPTTAPTSVIAVIKDANGEAQATVAAPLGDTRTAPAVLLAPGTYSIEVFAASLSSGTLPEITYSLISRTLSDPFVGDPSDPTSHPFACPDPELAGFYCYPGDFLSADPYLWDDFVGSLPDEPTLPLTELVNLLLGDWWSWVWAQAGANGPILTQDDRFDILATPSPSEAAAAEGVFNVLANDIDPEGMEFVAVLGEGPQHGTLQLDPNGEVHYTPDAGYVGSDSFTYSALDFQQNATPGTAYLVVGSGITGDYTGDGVVDQADSALWRASYGSTTDLVADGNRDMVVNSADYTGWREAFAAAQQTAPTVEAIAAPVLTFTTATPPQPDTAAAAAPFDGASLQGTSLQPRRSTRRPAKLLADPFPAEHDAALALLYTDASRAISTPTRPTDPTTTPDAGEPATEPGQRPLLSPVRARWQSFT from the coding sequence ATGACCCGATCGAACTCCACCAGTACCGCCCGCCGCTACCGCGGCCGATTCGAGCGACTCGAGGACCGCCTCGCGCTGGACGCCGGCGGCGTGCTGACGGGGGTCGACCCGCACTTCACGCTCAGCTTTGCCCCCGACGGGACCGAGATCGGCGCCGCCCCGAGCACGCTCAACGCGAGGCTCGACGCCCTCGCCCCGAACGCCGCTTGGCGTGAGGCGGTGCTCACTGCTTTCCAAACCTGGGCCGTGCACACCAACGCCGACATCGCCGTGGTCGCCGACGGGGGGCAGGCGTTCGGCACGCCCGGCGCGACCCAGCACGACGAGCGCTTCGGGGACATCCGCATCGGCGCCACGGCGTTGTCGCCCGAGGTGGGCGCGGTCTCGGTGCCGATCGATAACGCCGCGCCGGGGACCTGGTGGGCCGATGTCGTGGTGAACTCGTCATTCAACTACGCCTCGGTCGACGACGTGCTAGCGGTCCTGACCCACGAGGCGGGCAATGTCTTTGGGCTCAAGGACAGCACCGACCCCAACTCCCCGCTCTACTTCGGCGAGGCCCCGGTGGTCCATCCGCCAACCGCGGCCGACATCGCCGCGCTGCAGGCGCTGCACGGCGTGCGGGCCCCGGACGCGCTGGAGGAGTCGGGGCCCGGCGGAGCTACTGACAACGACTCGCTCGCCAACGCTGCGTCGCTCGATCTCGCGCGTGTCGACGAAGCCAGTGAAGGGTCGGCGCCCACGATCGCCTTCGGCGACCTCCACAACGCGGCCGACGTCGACTACTTCAAGATCGACGCCCCCGGCGACTATACGGGCGCGATGACGGTCCGGCTGCGGACCAGCGGCGTGAGCCTGCTCCAGCCGTCGTTGGCCGTGCTCGACTCCACGGGGCAGCCGCTGTCGCAGGCGTCGTCAACCGAACTGGGCGGGTCGCTGTTGACGATTTCGCTGCCGATCTCCCCCGAACAGGACGCGTTTGTATTCCGGGTAGACGGCGCCGCCCCCGGGGTGTTCGAGGTCGGGGGGTACTCACTCGCTGTGACGTTCGACTCCCTCAACACAGTCGACGCCGCGGTGATTGACGAGTTAACCAGCGGCCGCTACCGGACGCTGTCGACCGAGGACCTCCGCGACCTCTTCGACAACAACGACTCCGACGACTTCTTCGGCGAAGATGGCGGCTCCAACGAGACGCCGGGCGCCAGCACCGAGCTGAGCACCTCGACCGGCTTCGTCGACTCGACGCGGTACGACGTGCTCGGCAGCATCGCCGGGCCGACCGACGTCGACTACTACAGCATTAAGTCGCCCAAGGCCGCCGTCGGGCCGCTCGGCGCGATGTTTCTGTCGGTCCGATCGTTGTCGGCGGGCGGCCTGATCCCCCAGGTCGAGGTGCTTGACGACAATCAGGCGCGCGTCCCAACGCAGGTGATCGCCAACGGCGGCGGGCTGCTGGTTGTGCAGGTGACAGGCGTCGCGGCCAACAAAGAGTACTTCGTGAGCGTTTCGCCGGCGGGAGATGCTGGCCCCTTCACGGAAGGGAACTACGACCTCACCATTACGTTCGCCGCGGACCCGGCCACAGTGACGGAGGTCGGGGCGGGGACCGTCGGGGCCGAGAACGGCGTCCAGGAGCACACCCTCTACATCGGCGAGCCCCAGCTATTCCACTTCGGATTGGCCGCTGCCGCCGTCCCGACGACCGCGCCCACTTCGGTCATTGCCGTGATCAAGGACGCAAACGGAGAGGCCCAGGCGACTGTCGCGGCGCCGCTCGGCGACACGCGGACCGCGCCCGCCGTGCTGCTGGCGCCGGGGACCTACTCGATCGAGGTGTTCGCCGCCTCGCTCTCGTCCGGCACGCTCCCCGAGATCACCTACAGCCTCATCTCCCGCACCCTCTCCGACCCGTTTGTCGGCGACCCCTCGGACCCGACCAGCCACCCGTTTGCGTGCCCCGACCCAGAGCTAGCCGGCTTCTACTGCTACCCGGGCGATTTCCTGTCCGCCGACCCTTACCTGTGGGATGACTTCGTCGGCTCGCTGCCGGACGAGCCGACGCTGCCGCTCACGGAGCTGGTCAATCTTCTGCTGGGCGACTGGTGGTCGTGGGTTTGGGCGCAGGCCGGCGCGAACGGGCCGATCCTCACGCAGGACGACCGCTTCGATATCCTCGCAACCCCGTCGCCTAGCGAGGCGGCCGCGGCCGAAGGGGTGTTCAACGTCCTCGCTAACGACATCGACCCCGAGGGGATGGAGTTTGTCGCCGTGCTGGGTGAGGGGCCGCAGCACGGCACGCTGCAGCTCGACCCGAACGGCGAGGTGCACTACACGCCGGATGCCGGCTACGTGGGCTCCGATTCCTTCACTTATTCGGCGCTCGACTTCCAACAGAACGCGACCCCGGGCACGGCCTACCTGGTCGTGGGGTCGGGGATCACCGGCGACTACACCGGCGATGGCGTCGTCGACCAGGCAGACTCTGCCCTGTGGCGCGCCAGCTACGGCTCGACAACCGACCTGGTAGCCGACGGCAACCGCGACATGGTCGTCAATTCAGCCGACTACACGGGGTGGCGGGAGGCCTTCGCGGCGGCACAGCAGACGGCCCCGACGGTCGAGGCCATCGCCGCCCCGGTCTTGACTTTCACTACAGCAACGCCGCCCCAGCCAGACACTGCCGCGGCCGCCGCTCCGTTTGACGGCGCCTCGCTGCAGGGGACGTCGCTGCAACCGCGGCGTTCGACGCGTCGTCCCGCCAAGCTTTTAGCAGACCCGTTCCCCGCGGAGCACGATGCGGCGCTTGCCCTGCTCTACACCGACGCCAGCCGAGCAATCTCGACGCCGACGCGGCCAACCGATCCGACGACCACGCCGGACGCGGGCGAGCCCGCAACCGAGCCCGGCCAGCGTCCCCTACTCTCTCCCGTCAGGGCGCGATGGCAAAGCTTCACCTGA
- a CDS encoding DUF1559 domain-containing protein, which produces MAKLHLSRRPRAFTLVELLVVIAIIGVLIALLLPAVQSSRESARRLQCANNLHQIALATLNYESTHQRLPPSGLVRMRRDAEFDVEVFNPYSGSQIGWGVLILPYLERSAESDLFDVAIPIVRQPQRGPEQFLSVYACPSDSPANRVFRHTVLTLDRGFAKGNYAAYTSPFHVDMQQVYRGALVGGGQSLAAVIDGASHTLCFSEVRTRDDELDERGVWSVPWNGASLLAFDMHPAGWKLGHDDDGTDAYELDQTAPFVASPDSIGETQRPNSQSPNADVLSICGEQQSKDAAAEGMPCVRWNRTLGPRGYLSSAPRSLHPGGVNSGYIDGHVVFLRDKLDEIAMAYAVSANDAQPSADLFD; this is translated from the coding sequence ATGGCAAAGCTTCACCTGAGCCGCAGGCCGCGTGCGTTCACCCTGGTAGAACTGCTGGTCGTGATTGCGATCATCGGGGTCTTGATTGCATTGCTGCTGCCGGCGGTTCAGTCGTCACGCGAATCGGCGCGGCGGCTGCAGTGCGCCAACAACCTGCACCAGATCGCACTGGCGACGCTCAACTACGAGTCGACCCACCAGAGGCTGCCGCCGTCTGGCTTGGTGAGGATGCGCCGCGACGCCGAGTTTGATGTCGAGGTCTTCAACCCTTACTCCGGATCCCAGATCGGTTGGGGAGTGCTGATCCTGCCCTACCTCGAACGTTCTGCAGAATCCGACCTGTTCGACGTGGCCATCCCGATCGTCCGCCAGCCCCAACGCGGCCCGGAGCAGTTCTTGTCTGTGTACGCGTGCCCGAGTGACAGCCCGGCCAATCGCGTCTTCCGTCACACCGTGCTGACGCTCGACAGAGGCTTCGCCAAGGGCAACTACGCCGCCTACACCAGCCCCTTCCACGTCGACATGCAGCAGGTCTATCGTGGCGCGCTCGTCGGCGGTGGGCAGTCCCTGGCCGCAGTGATCGACGGCGCCAGCCACACTCTCTGCTTCAGCGAGGTCCGCACCCGCGACGACGAACTCGACGAGCGGGGCGTCTGGTCGGTCCCGTGGAACGGCGCGAGCCTGCTGGCGTTCGACATGCACCCGGCCGGGTGGAAGTTGGGGCACGACGACGACGGCACGGACGCCTACGAGCTCGACCAAACCGCGCCGTTCGTCGCCAGCCCCGACAGCATCGGCGAGACCCAGCGTCCCAATTCACAGTCCCCCAACGCCGACGTGCTCAGCATCTGCGGCGAACAGCAAAGCAAGGACGCCGCCGCGGAGGGGATGCCCTGCGTGCGCTGGAACCGGACCCTCGGCCCGCGGGGCTACCTCTCGTCGGCGCCCCGCAGCCTCCACCCGGGCGGAGTCAACTCCGGCTATATCGACGGGCATGTCGTGTTCTTGCGAGACAAGCTCGATGAGATCGCGATGGCGTACGCCGTCAGCGCCAACGACGCACAGCCGTCTGCCGACCTGTTCGACTAG